The DNA window GAGCAGCAGCCTGATGCACCAGGAACTGATGATCAAAGGACAGGTCAGTGGTTCACATGATTTTGAAGCTCTTAATGGAAGTATTTATCTAAAATTACATGTTGATAGTTGATGAAAATGAGAACAATCTTCATTTAGAAAACAAATAAGTAAATCATCATCACTGAAAAGGACATTATTTCATTTGGATAATATAATCTTATCTTCCACTATGTCATGTTTACTCGACCCTATAAGATAGAGAACGCAACAGTATATTTGAAGGTATAGCTATTAGTTGTCAAGTTGTTATATGGCTCAAAACCCTTTCCAGCAGTGTCNcccccccccccaaaaaaaaaaaaaaaaaaaacagtaataAGTAATGAATATTGAGCCTGTTGGAAATGGTGGTGAGTGAGATTTTCTTTCCCTTCGTCCTTGACTGTTATCTAAGTTTCTAGGAACTCGAGTATTTTTCCTGTTGCTTTTGTGTTTGAAGTTATACTATTTAGAAGTTACAAGGCATGCCTAAGAAAGCTAAGAGTGAATAAGAAAGCAGAAGTAACCTTTATGTAGCATGTAGATTTGGCATATATACAGGAAAAATAGATAAGTACGCGCTATAATACCGTGCCAAAAGTCTGAGGTAGATACTAAGAGAATGCTGTACTCCATATGAAGCATATTAGAGCAGTTATTAAGTTCTTGTTTACTGATGTAGAAATGCCTGTACATAGTGAAGTGTTGTAAGCAACTTGATGGTAGTAGCTGTTCCGTGTGTTCTGGTTTTATTTGGATTATAATCACGTGAAACGAAATTCTTGTGTCAGTCAATTTAACAGGTTCTAAAATTGATTACTAGGTGATATGTCTTGCTTTACATGCTTATAGAAACTGAGTACTTTTTGAGAGATGCAACTTTTCCATATCTTCTTCAAATGAGTTTCATCTGGCATATGCATATGTTTAACAGGAGAAATTTCACTATTTCCTAAGAAGAGTGAATTGAAGATAGGTGAGTGTTCTGCCTTCTTTACATATGTCAAGTCAAGCTTGCCGAAAAGCAATGGCCAAAGCCCAACCTCTATCCATGGAAGTGTGCCTCAGCAATTGGGGATTGAAGAAAAGACTTCATTGGGAGGACATGAACACATTGATACTAACATACAAGTCACTGGAGATGTAGAAAGTCACTTGCAAGGTGATGGCTATCCAAAAAGCAACAATATTCCAAAGTCTTTATCTATTGAGAGGTCATGTACTCCCCCTTTATCACAGGAATTTCCACATCACAGGAACTCAAAAATGGAGGAATTCTCTCAGGTTCATATGCATCTCAAAAATGAGGCTCAGCATGGTGTTTCCAGTTTTCATGCACAAACTCCTTATCCCTATTATATTTCAGGAGTAATGAATCAAGTCATGATGCCATCAACTCAAATTTATCACGAGAGCCTGCAACATCTCCATAATCATGCTAATTCAGCTATGTTGCCTCAATACAATTATATGCCGCAATATCCTCATATGCATGGAATATCATCATATCCTTTCTACCCGATCGGCATGTGCTTTCAACCAGGTCAATTGCCAGCAGCACATCCGTGGCATTCATTTGGCAGTTCATCTTCTGCTGAAATCAAGGTGAGCAAAGTTGATCCAAGAGAGACAGCTTTGATGAAGTTTAGACAGAAGAGAAAGGAAAGATGTTTTGACAAGAAGATTAGGTATATTAACCGGAAGCAACTGGCAGAGCAGAGACCACGTTTGAGGGGACAGTTTGTAAGGAAGGCCAATGGTGTGAATGTAGATGTCAATGGGCAACCTTCTTTAGCAGGCAATGACGATgttgaagaagaggaagaggaggaagtaCAAATAGAATATTTGGATTCTTCACACGAGGATGATCTGTGAACATGTCAGTTACATGTTAGTTGCAGAGGCGTATTCAGAATTTCGGTAAGATGGGTGCACAATTACGAAAAAATGAATCTTAAGTATAAACTTGATCggtttgacttttaggttcttaatatgaaccattaaattttaaaaattataggtcaaAAATATgtactactagttttaaatttttaatgcACACATTTAATTTAACTATATAAGAATTTTATCATACTAAAATTTTTAGGAATATTTTATGTAACACgcttgaaaattttcaaaaattaaaggaaaaaacagaagaaaaattagttgaaaagCCAAAAGTGTAATCGATAACCACTTGAAGAGGTGTTATTCAAAaagacaagatagatataagatttaaatttttgtcCTCAcctagagaggtgcacccaatcatcatcgtattattatatgatactttgaacgttggttcacacatctatatttaaatatttttttaaaaatataacactactatatataatctagagaggggagcatgggttcacgtgaacccatggcACCCCCTCTAGATATGCCCCTGGTCAGTTGATTGCAACTTTGTGATAGTTTTCTCTTGTATTATCAGAATTCC is part of the Solanum stenotomum isolate F172 chromosome 8, ASM1918654v1, whole genome shotgun sequence genome and encodes:
- the LOC125873013 gene encoding two-component response regulator-like APRR1, with product MEKNETVRTGDGFVDRSKVRILLCDNDAKSSEEVFTLLCKCSYQVISVRSPRQVIDALNAEGPHIDLILSEVDLPMSKGFKMLKYIMRDKQLRRIPVIMMSSQDEVSIVFKCLKFGAADYLVKPLRTNELLNLWTHMWRRRRMLGLAEKNILSYDFNLVVSEPSDPNTNSTTLLSDDTDDKSRKCINPEMCPSTMLQEEARYKSIPSTDAAPVETAVVVPFEQQPDAPGTDDQRTGEISLFPKKSELKIGECSAFFTYVKSSLPKSNGQSPTSIHGSVPQQLGIEEKTSLGGHEHIDTNIQVTGDVESHLQGDGYPKSNNIPKSLSIERSCTPPLSQEFPHHRNSKMEEFSQVHMHLKNEAQHGVSSFHAQTPYPYYISGVMNQVMMPSTQIYHESLQHLHNHANSAMLPQYNYMPQYPHMHGISSYPFYPIGMCFQPGQLPAAHPWHSFGSSSSAEIKVSKVDPRETALMKFRQKRKERCFDKKIRYINRKQLAEQRPRLRGQFVRKANGVNVDVNGQPSLAGNDDVEEEEEEEVQIEYLDSSHEDDL